The following proteins are encoded in a genomic region of Verrucomicrobiaceae bacterium:
- a CDS encoding DUF1501 domain-containing protein: MSHTPSHHAPNLEHAFLTRRELLNRVGMGMGGMALGALFSGPDAAAATLDPLALRKPHFEPKAKRMIHFFMNGGPSQVDTFDPKPMLDKYDGKALPNVLKTERPTGAGFKSPFAFSKRGQCGLEVSELFPKLGDFADDLCVIRSMHADVPNHEPSLGLMNSGEGRLNRPTLGSWLTYGLGTENKNLPGYISMCPGGMPTRRTKNWQAAFLPSAYQGSYINTEDTRVEKLVEFIQNGSLDLRQQRKQLDLLQALNQKHLLERERDQQLEARVQSYELAYRMQMEATDAFDIMKEPEWVRKMYGDHAFGRQCLIARRLLERGVRFIQLWTGAGQPWDNHDEILEHRKLAQQTDGAIAAFMSDLKMRGLWDETLMMWGGEFGRTPAVELPTPGANAGKQHGRDHNHYGFTMWLAGGGVRGGYTHGATDEFGFQAVEKPVHVHDLHATILRLLGFDHEKFTYRYAGLDFRLTGVNECSVVKELLA; the protein is encoded by the coding sequence ATGTCCCACACCCCCTCCCATCATGCTCCGAATCTGGAGCATGCCTTCCTGACTCGTCGCGAGCTGCTCAACCGCGTCGGCATGGGCATGGGTGGGATGGCGCTGGGAGCGCTCTTTTCGGGACCGGATGCCGCTGCGGCCACGCTGGACCCACTGGCGCTGCGAAAGCCGCATTTTGAGCCGAAGGCCAAGCGCATGATCCACTTCTTCATGAACGGCGGACCATCGCAGGTGGATACCTTCGACCCGAAGCCGATGCTGGACAAATACGACGGCAAAGCGCTGCCCAATGTGCTCAAAACCGAGCGCCCGACCGGCGCGGGCTTCAAATCGCCCTTCGCCTTTTCCAAGCGCGGGCAGTGCGGGCTAGAGGTGAGCGAGTTATTCCCGAAGTTGGGCGATTTCGCCGATGACTTATGCGTGATCCGCAGCATGCACGCAGACGTGCCGAACCATGAGCCCTCGCTCGGCCTCATGAACAGCGGGGAAGGCCGTCTGAACCGCCCCACGCTGGGATCGTGGCTCACATATGGCCTCGGCACAGAGAACAAAAACCTGCCAGGCTACATTTCCATGTGCCCAGGCGGCATGCCCACGCGGCGCACCAAGAACTGGCAGGCCGCCTTCCTGCCCAGTGCCTATCAGGGCTCATACATCAACACCGAAGACACCCGCGTGGAAAAGCTGGTCGAATTCATCCAAAATGGATCACTGGATCTGCGGCAGCAGCGCAAGCAGCTCGATCTCTTGCAGGCACTGAATCAAAAACACCTCCTCGAGCGGGAGCGTGATCAGCAGCTCGAAGCCCGCGTCCAGAGCTACGAACTAGCCTACCGCATGCAGATGGAGGCCACCGATGCCTTCGACATCATGAAGGAGCCGGAGTGGGTGCGGAAAATGTATGGCGATCACGCCTTTGGCCGCCAGTGCCTGATCGCACGGCGACTGCTGGAGCGTGGCGTGCGCTTCATCCAGCTCTGGACCGGCGCAGGCCAGCCCTGGGATAATCATGACGAAATCCTGGAGCACCGGAAGCTAGCGCAGCAGACAGACGGTGCCATCGCCGCCTTCATGAGCGATCTGAAGATGCGCGGGCTCTGGGACGAGACGCTGATGATGTGGGGCGGTGAATTCGGCCGCACCCCCGCCGTCGAGCTACCCACACCTGGTGCCAATGCGGGCAAGCAGCACGGCCGCGATCACAATCACTATGGCTTCACCATGTGGTTAGCGGGTGGTGGCGTGCGTGGCGGCTACACACACGGTGCGACGGACGAGTTTGGCTTCCAGGCCGTCGAAAAGCCTGTCCACGTGCATGACCTCCATGCCACCATCCTGAGACTGCTAGGATTTGATCACGAAAAGTTCACCTACCGTTACGCAGGCCTGGATTTTCGACTCACAGGCGTGAACGAGTGCTCCGTGGTGAAGGAATTGTTGGCGTAA
- a CDS encoding NAD(P)/FAD-dependent oxidoreductase yields the protein MNTKHVLILGGGFAGLECAKQLRDENLRVTLVDRWNHHLFQPLLYQVATGGLAMTEIAQPLRSILADYKNVTTIMADVTHIDLAAKQVQMKDRVLDYDFLVIALGAKTSYFGKNEWAEHTMGLKSLDDAMEIRKKVLLAFEKAESAADPSQVEKYLNMVVVGGGPTGVEMAGSLAELAKVVLKGDFRHIDPAQAKVHLIESGDSLLSMFPGDLPEYTRTRLERMGVTIHFNSRVTEVGEGYVVAGGQRIDSNIVIWGAGVEASEVTRTLAGIPLDRGGRIQVEPDLSLPGHPEVFAAGDIVSLTDKSGVKVPGVCPAAIQMGNFIAHTIQNERVDAERPAFGYWDKGSMATIGRSAAVATFNDIQVKGFIAWMMWLFVHLLFLMNMRNRVSVFLHWTWSYFTWQRGARVIPSSSSP from the coding sequence ATGAACACCAAGCACGTCCTCATCCTCGGTGGCGGTTTCGCAGGCCTGGAGTGCGCCAAACAGCTCCGTGACGAAAATCTGCGCGTCACGCTCGTCGATCGCTGGAATCATCATCTCTTTCAGCCGCTACTCTATCAGGTCGCCACGGGTGGACTTGCCATGACAGAGATCGCCCAGCCGCTGCGCAGCATTTTGGCAGACTACAAAAACGTCACCACCATCATGGCAGACGTCACGCACATCGACCTGGCTGCCAAACAGGTGCAGATGAAGGATCGCGTGCTCGACTACGACTTCCTCGTCATCGCTCTCGGGGCAAAAACGAGCTACTTCGGTAAAAACGAGTGGGCGGAGCACACGATGGGTCTGAAGAGCCTGGATGACGCGATGGAGATCCGCAAAAAAGTGCTCCTCGCCTTCGAAAAAGCGGAATCCGCCGCAGATCCGTCTCAAGTCGAAAAATACCTCAACATGGTCGTCGTCGGCGGTGGTCCCACGGGGGTCGAAATGGCCGGCTCGCTCGCAGAATTGGCCAAAGTGGTGCTGAAGGGCGATTTTCGCCACATCGACCCCGCACAGGCGAAGGTGCACCTCATCGAATCCGGGGACTCGCTGCTCTCCATGTTCCCAGGCGACTTGCCAGAATACACCCGCACGCGGTTGGAGCGCATGGGCGTCACCATTCACTTCAACAGCCGCGTCACCGAAGTCGGCGAAGGCTACGTCGTGGCAGGTGGGCAGCGCATCGACAGCAATATCGTCATCTGGGGTGCAGGCGTAGAGGCCAGTGAGGTCACACGCACACTCGCAGGCATCCCGCTCGATCGCGGTGGCCGCATCCAGGTGGAGCCGGATCTGAGCCTACCAGGGCACCCAGAGGTCTTCGCGGCTGGCGACATCGTCAGTCTGACGGATAAGAGCGGCGTCAAAGTGCCTGGCGTCTGCCCCGCTGCGATCCAGATGGGGAATTTCATCGCCCATACTATCCAGAATGAGCGAGTGGACGCCGAGCGGCCCGCTTTCGGCTACTGGGATAAAGGCAGCATGGCCACCATCGGCCGCAGTGCTGCCGTAGCGACCTTCAATGACATCCAGGTCAAAGGATTCATCGCCTGGATGATGTGGCTCTTTGTGCATCTGCTCTTCCTCATGAACATGCGCAATCGCGTCTCCGTCTTCCTGCACTGGACATGGTCCTACTTCACCTGGCAGCGTGGAGCGCGAGTGATCCCCTCATCCTCCTCCCCCTGA
- a CDS encoding COX15/CtaA family protein: MSCAFHHYARFVLAVGVLLIWWGAAVTTEDVGLAVPDWPLCFGKINPDGWYHVPALLLEHGHRWIATTVGFLVLGMYFWVFAKHQPNFIEAAIILICGVGYLALVFLGQLLMAGVIAILAFAWLFMTWMARKWHLLRGLTTLALLLVILQASLGGLRVLKMSNAYGIVHGTLGQLFYCLLILIAFASSQTWETGKLHLSITTARKARIWSLTLFLCVFAQLVIGATLRHTQRLHLAANDILTTAGHIVPPIAPADVFLLFLHKYWGFFTAALLIIVARWAQRWLASIPTLRWVPILLMYLPAVQVTLGIFVILTGKSFWFTNFHVLNGLFLLAMRFLLATTIWGSHLRTPQSTAS; this comes from the coding sequence GTGTCCTGCGCCTTCCACCACTACGCCCGTTTCGTCCTCGCCGTTGGCGTCTTGCTCATTTGGTGGGGTGCAGCGGTCACGACGGAGGACGTAGGGCTTGCAGTGCCAGATTGGCCGTTATGCTTTGGGAAAATCAATCCGGACGGTTGGTATCATGTCCCTGCTTTATTGCTCGAGCACGGGCACCGCTGGATCGCTACCACGGTCGGTTTTCTCGTCCTAGGCATGTATTTTTGGGTCTTCGCCAAACATCAGCCCAATTTCATCGAGGCAGCGATTATCTTGATCTGCGGAGTGGGCTACCTCGCGCTCGTTTTTCTCGGACAACTGCTCATGGCAGGTGTCATCGCCATCTTGGCCTTTGCATGGCTTTTCATGACCTGGATGGCGCGAAAGTGGCATCTGCTACGCGGCCTGACCACACTCGCCCTGCTGCTCGTCATTCTCCAGGCCTCACTCGGCGGGCTGCGGGTGCTGAAAATGTCCAATGCCTATGGCATCGTCCACGGCACGCTTGGGCAGCTCTTCTATTGCCTGCTGATCTTGATCGCTTTTGCCTCCTCACAGACCTGGGAGACTGGGAAACTCCACCTCAGCATCACCACGGCCCGCAAAGCACGCATTTGGTCGCTCACTCTCTTCCTGTGCGTTTTTGCGCAGCTCGTCATCGGAGCCACGTTGCGCCACACGCAGCGGCTCCACCTCGCTGCGAATGACATTCTCACCACCGCAGGCCACATCGTGCCGCCGATTGCCCCAGCGGATGTGTTTTTGCTCTTCCTGCACAAGTATTGGGGCTTTTTCACGGCTGCCCTGCTCATCATCGTCGCACGCTGGGCACAGCGCTGGCTGGCCAGCATCCCCACGCTCCGCTGGGTGCCTATCCTGCTGATGTATTTGCCCGCCGTGCAGGTCACGCTCGGCATCTTCGTCATCCTCACGGGCAAATCCTTCTGGTTCACCAATTTCCATGTCCTCAATGGCTTGTTTCTCCTCGCCATGCGCTTCCTCCTCGCCACCACCATCTGGGGCAGCCACCTGCGCACACCTCAAAGCACCGCTTCATGA
- a CDS encoding cytochrome c oxidase subunit II: protein MVSWINELFGQTPNASEHGGLVDHMLGFVHWFMLALFVGWSIYLVITFTSFRASKNARADYQGVTGHATTHIEIGVVIVEAILLLGFAFPLWARQADDYPVTADTIKIRALGEKFLWNFQYPGQDTLLSTWDPRNIDAAAGNTTGKDLHDPNGKDDFVNPGTMKLPVGRPVIVDVASKDVIHNLALVPMRAAQDATPGVKSHMWFKPVKEGSWDIICGQLCGPGHAQMKATLEVISNKDYEDWSKEMSASAVKKAAEAPTAK, encoded by the coding sequence ATGGTTTCCTGGATCAACGAACTCTTCGGCCAAACGCCCAACGCCTCCGAACACGGTGGCCTAGTCGATCACATGCTCGGCTTCGTGCACTGGTTCATGCTCGCACTCTTCGTCGGCTGGAGCATTTATCTGGTGATCACCTTCACCTCCTTCCGTGCCTCCAAAAATGCCCGTGCGGACTACCAGGGCGTCACCGGACACGCCACCACCCACATCGAGATCGGCGTCGTCATCGTCGAGGCCATTTTGCTCCTCGGTTTCGCCTTCCCACTCTGGGCACGCCAGGCCGATGACTATCCTGTCACCGCCGACACCATCAAAATCCGCGCTCTGGGCGAGAAATTCCTCTGGAACTTCCAATACCCCGGCCAAGACACCCTTCTGAGCACCTGGGACCCGCGCAACATCGACGCCGCTGCTGGCAACACCACTGGCAAAGACCTGCATGACCCCAATGGCAAAGACGACTTCGTCAATCCCGGCACCATGAAGCTCCCCGTCGGTCGCCCCGTCATCGTCGATGTCGCCTCCAAAGACGTGATTCACAACCTCGCCCTCGTCCCCATGCGTGCTGCGCAGGACGCCACCCCTGGTGTGAAATCCCACATGTGGTTCAAGCCTGTCAAAGAAGGCTCCTGGGACATCATCTGCGGTCAGCTCTGTGGCCCCGGCCACGCCCAGATGAAAGCCACCCTCGAAGTCATCTCCAACAAAGACTACGAAGACTGGAGCAAAGAAATGTCCGCCAGCGCAGTCAAGAAGGCTGCTGAGGCCCCTACCGCGAAGTAA
- a CDS encoding cytochrome C oxidase subunit IV family protein produces MSDSADPAELQKHVKKYLFIGVLLIVFTGITVWLSYVELPTHSLNIIVGMIVATFKAALVALIFMHLNHERSLIYKVLSFTVVLCFVLFVLFVFANQDPLVDHDFEKPLLPAEQVEAP; encoded by the coding sequence ATGTCCGACTCCGCAGATCCAGCCGAGCTTCAGAAGCACGTCAAAAAGTACCTCTTCATCGGTGTTCTACTCATCGTGTTCACGGGGATCACCGTCTGGTTATCCTATGTCGAGCTACCCACTCATAGCCTGAACATCATCGTCGGCATGATCGTCGCTACCTTCAAGGCAGCGCTCGTCGCCCTGATTTTCATGCACTTGAATCACGAGCGCTCCCTCATTTACAAGGTGCTGTCTTTCACCGTCGTCCTCTGCTTTGTGCTGTTTGTCCTGTTTGTCTTCGCAAACCAAGACCCGCTCGTCGATCATGACTTTGAAAAGCCACTCTTACCTGCGGAACAGGTAGAGGCCCCATAA
- a CDS encoding heme-copper oxidase subunit III — protein MVNKYKEYSAKLAHYSVTLTDGSILSGHLEHGYHITFGDVKELNLNIPVKQTAVKADPVSYVIPFIDGTVPAFKTAEGTDVTLDAAGFAQLRADAIAKAKAEKRDSTVVKLTASAPIKFVFGKSDVFTYTADSAVFRDGTSVTGKLIDDKITLTADALDLRSVPAANRENSLAFDARYLGEAWKKFYIQNRDKEIHAFNEEYSDGKGGTTRDPAKSATFQKHAFGLHIESQTPPAGPSEHGGAETDAHAAAADSHGAGHGGHGAKVVIETKDVSFFSNYTPKLNTYYAIYFTLTGLHGLHVIGGALVLLYFLVFNGKMMREDTEHFANRVEVGGLFWHFVDLIWIFLFPLLYLL, from the coding sequence ATGGTGAATAAGTACAAAGAGTACTCCGCCAAGCTCGCTCACTACAGCGTCACCCTCACGGATGGCTCCATCCTCAGCGGCCACCTTGAGCATGGCTACCACATCACCTTTGGCGATGTGAAGGAGCTCAACCTCAACATCCCAGTCAAACAAACCGCCGTCAAAGCTGATCCAGTCAGCTACGTGATCCCCTTCATTGACGGCACGGTCCCCGCCTTCAAGACGGCAGAGGGCACCGATGTGACGCTCGACGCCGCAGGTTTTGCACAGCTCCGCGCTGATGCCATCGCCAAGGCGAAAGCAGAGAAGCGTGATAGCACGGTCGTGAAGCTCACCGCCTCTGCTCCGATCAAGTTTGTCTTTGGCAAGAGCGATGTCTTTACCTACACCGCAGACAGCGCCGTCTTCCGTGATGGCACCAGTGTCACGGGTAAGCTCATCGACGACAAGATCACACTCACCGCAGATGCCCTCGACCTCCGCAGTGTGCCTGCCGCCAATCGCGAAAACTCCCTCGCCTTTGACGCTCGCTACCTCGGTGAAGCGTGGAAGAAATTCTACATCCAGAACCGCGACAAAGAGATCCACGCGTTCAATGAAGAGTACAGCGATGGCAAAGGTGGCACCACCCGCGATCCTGCCAAGTCCGCTACCTTCCAGAAGCACGCCTTTGGTCTCCACATCGAGTCCCAGACGCCCCCCGCTGGCCCCAGTGAGCATGGCGGTGCGGAAACGGATGCCCACGCTGCTGCCGCAGACAGCCACGGCGCAGGTCATGGTGGCCACGGAGCCAAAGTCGTCATCGAAACCAAAGACGTCAGCTTCTTCTCCAACTACACGCCGAAGCTCAATACCTACTACGCTATCTACTTCACCCTCACCGGTCTGCATGGTCTGCACGTCATCGGCGGTGCCTTGGTGCTGCTCTACTTCCTCGTCTTCAATGGCAAAATGATGCGTGAAGACACCGAGCACTTCGCCAACCGCGTCGAAGTCGGCGGCCTCTTCTGGCACTTCGTCGATCTGATCTGGATCTTCCTCTTCCCGCTCCTTTACCTCCTCTGA
- a CDS encoding cbb3-type cytochrome c oxidase subunit I: MSAAITHDHADTHDHAHHEPGFWRKYIFSTDHKTIGIQYAITGLLFLLFGFFLMLLMRWSIAYPGVPLPAVDALRSMPLLGDIFESMFGRWLNPDGSINGELYNMLGAMHGTIMVFFGIVPLGFAGFVNFVMPLQIGTIDMAFPKLNMLSYWFFFLSCVLMLISFFVGTGPVQTGWTMYSPLASTMQIGVSSLLDHGHSWWLLAMVFNISASLLGSVNVITTIINLRAKGMSWMRMPAFSWAMFVTAFLLLLAFPPLEVAALLQLSDRMFGSSFFLPTGLMEGGKHLDISGGGSPLLYQHLFWFLAHPEVYVLILPAFAILTDVIPNNARRPLWGYKMMVYSMLTLGFLSFLVWAHHMYLTGMGTMMTTYFQITTVLISVPSVILLTCLMISLWGGSIRFNTQMLFGSAFLPMFGIGGLTGLPLAFSFIDLALHDTYYVIGHFHYVVAPGTIFALFAGVYHWFPKATGRFMNDTLGKWHFWPSLLGMNLIFAPMFIQGMAGFHRRWYDGGKYFEQTASFQNWSTTLTHNVGAFFGLDIPDNMLSLNVVMSFGAFILAFGQIFFIWNFWASIKGGKKITNDNPWDATTLEWATPTPPPHGNFVFDVNAHRGPYEYSVPGHSTDFYPQWESEPGKPKPDGSDAPAKTGHEHAAHH; the protein is encoded by the coding sequence ATGAGCGCCGCCATCACTCACGACCACGCCGATACGCATGACCATGCTCACCATGAGCCTGGCTTCTGGCGTAAATACATCTTCTCCACAGACCACAAGACCATCGGCATCCAGTATGCCATCACCGGCCTGCTGTTCTTGCTCTTCGGATTCTTCCTCATGCTGCTCATGCGCTGGAGCATCGCTTACCCTGGCGTGCCACTGCCTGCCGTGGATGCCCTGCGCTCCATGCCGCTGCTGGGAGACATCTTTGAGTCCATGTTCGGTCGCTGGCTCAATCCAGACGGCTCCATCAATGGCGAGCTCTACAACATGCTCGGCGCCATGCACGGTACCATCATGGTGTTCTTCGGCATTGTGCCACTCGGTTTCGCGGGGTTCGTGAACTTCGTGATGCCGCTGCAAATCGGCACCATCGACATGGCTTTCCCGAAGCTGAACATGCTCTCCTACTGGTTCTTCTTCCTGAGCTGCGTCCTCATGTTGATCAGTTTCTTTGTCGGCACGGGACCTGTGCAGACCGGTTGGACGATGTACTCGCCGCTGGCCTCCACGATGCAGATTGGCGTGAGCAGCCTGCTCGATCACGGTCACTCCTGGTGGCTGCTGGCCATGGTATTCAACATTTCTGCCTCACTCCTAGGCTCCGTGAATGTGATCACGACCATCATCAACCTCCGCGCCAAAGGCATGAGCTGGATGCGCATGCCAGCCTTCTCCTGGGCGATGTTTGTCACCGCTTTCCTGCTCCTGCTGGCCTTCCCCCCGCTGGAAGTCGCCGCGCTGCTCCAGCTCTCTGACCGTATGTTTGGCTCCTCCTTCTTCCTGCCTACGGGCCTGATGGAGGGTGGTAAGCACCTCGACATCTCTGGTGGTGGCAGCCCGCTGCTCTATCAGCATCTCTTCTGGTTCCTGGCTCACCCAGAGGTGTATGTGCTCATCCTGCCTGCTTTCGCCATTTTGACGGATGTCATCCCGAACAACGCCCGCCGCCCGCTCTGGGGCTATAAGATGATGGTGTACTCGATGCTCACGCTGGGCTTCCTGAGCTTCCTCGTCTGGGCACATCACATGTACCTCACGGGCATGGGCACGATGATGACCACTTACTTTCAGATCACCACTGTGCTCATCTCTGTGCCATCGGTGATCCTGCTGACCTGCCTCATGATCTCGCTCTGGGGTGGCTCGATCCGCTTCAATACACAGATGCTCTTCGGCTCTGCCTTCCTGCCCATGTTCGGCATCGGTGGTCTGACGGGTCTGCCGCTGGCTTTCAGCTTCATCGACCTCGCGTTGCATGACACCTACTACGTCATTGGCCACTTCCACTACGTGGTGGCACCGGGGACGATCTTTGCCCTCTTCGCAGGGGTGTATCACTGGTTCCCGAAGGCCACTGGCCGCTTCATGAACGACACGCTGGGCAAGTGGCACTTCTGGCCCTCCCTCCTGGGCATGAATCTGATCTTCGCTCCGATGTTCATCCAGGGCATGGCCGGCTTCCACCGCCGCTGGTATGACGGTGGCAAATACTTCGAGCAGACCGCTTCCTTCCAGAACTGGAGCACCACGCTGACGCATAATGTCGGTGCCTTCTTCGGGCTCGACATCCCGGACAACATGCTCTCGCTGAACGTGGTGATGAGCTTCGGAGCCTTCATCCTCGCTTTTGGTCAGATCTTCTTCATCTGGAACTTCTGGGCCAGCATCAAAGGCGGCAAGAAAATCACCAACGACAATCCGTGGGATGCTACCACGCTGGAGTGGGCCACACCGACGCCACCACCGCATGGCAACTTCGTCTTTGACGTGAATGCGCACCGCGGCCCATACGAGTACAGCGTTCCAGGCCACTCAACCGACTTCTACCCGCAGTGGGAAAGCGAGCCCGGCAAACCCAAGCCCGATGGCAGTGACGCCCCCGCGAAAACGGGCCACGAACACGCCGCGCACCATTAG
- a CDS encoding cytochrome c yields MSAPAHPDSTDLDRIHSAVKREKADKAPENAPAPMWASFLLMIVAVVAGGQLGPNLNFSKSNPYPTPVAADDIRPLPQGEVVGADPFQMAIKKGGSGYAVCGGCHQGNGMGIPGSFPPLAGSEWVTGGTERLIRVAQHGLTGAITVKGQGFNTPGGMMPFGAAMSAQDLANVLTYVRNTWGNEGTMITKEMVEKVRAEEKRASQWTEADLKPFADKNVPGDIPAGPGATAAK; encoded by the coding sequence ATGAGCGCCCCCGCCCATCCAGACAGCACCGACCTCGACCGCATTCACAGCGCCGTGAAGCGTGAAAAGGCTGACAAAGCCCCCGAAAACGCCCCTGCTCCCATGTGGGCATCGTTTTTGCTCATGATCGTCGCCGTCGTCGCCGGCGGTCAGCTCGGCCCGAACCTGAATTTTTCCAAAAGTAACCCCTATCCAACGCCTGTGGCTGCCGATGACATTCGGCCCCTCCCACAAGGTGAAGTCGTTGGTGCCGATCCCTTCCAGATGGCCATTAAAAAAGGCGGCAGCGGCTACGCTGTGTGCGGTGGTTGCCATCAAGGCAATGGAATGGGCATTCCAGGGAGCTTCCCTCCGCTGGCAGGCTCTGAGTGGGTCACTGGCGGCACCGAGCGTCTCATCCGCGTCGCCCAGCACGGTCTGACCGGTGCCATCACTGTCAAAGGACAGGGCTTCAATACCCCTGGAGGCATGATGCCCTTCGGAGCGGCCATGTCCGCCCAAGACCTCGCCAACGTGCTGACCTACGTCCGCAATACCTGGGGCAACGAAGGCACCATGATCACCAAAGAGATGGTCGAAAAAGTCCGCGCTGAAGAAAAACGTGCCTCCCAGTGGACCGAAGCCGACCTGAAGCCTTTCGCCGACAAAAACGTCCCCGGAGACATCCCCGCTGGCCCTGGAGCCACGGCTGCTAAGTAA
- a CDS encoding cbb3-type cytochrome c oxidase subunit II, producing the protein MAAPHRPPGGEIPIALPIVYDKEKDGVEGLYPPAPVNGQGQLIYIQEGCNQCHTQMIRPVQLGLDGWYKGWGSDQEARPAAPARSQTLRDYLGEKYALLGVQRIGPDLANYGYRATTSEKLHLMLYAPRAVHDWSNMPAYTHLYTVQKIQGPVSSRALKLPAKFAPAPGYEVVPTPAADRLVEYLLSLKKDAPIPGQSAVAAAPAAAAKK; encoded by the coding sequence TTGGCTGCTCCTCATCGTCCTCCCGGCGGTGAAATACCAATCGCTCTCCCCATCGTTTACGATAAGGAAAAAGACGGCGTCGAGGGCCTCTACCCGCCAGCACCTGTCAATGGCCAGGGCCAGCTCATCTACATCCAGGAGGGCTGCAACCAATGCCATACCCAGATGATCCGCCCCGTGCAGCTCGGCCTTGACGGCTGGTACAAAGGCTGGGGCAGTGACCAAGAGGCACGCCCTGCCGCCCCTGCACGCAGCCAGACCCTGCGTGACTACCTCGGTGAAAAATACGCCCTCCTCGGCGTCCAGCGCATCGGCCCAGACCTCGCCAACTACGGCTACCGTGCTACCACCAGCGAAAAGCTGCACCTCATGCTCTACGCTCCCCGTGCCGTGCATGACTGGAGCAACATGCCCGCCTACACGCACCTCTACACCGTGCAGAAAATCCAGGGCCCGGTTTCTAGCCGTGCGCTGAAGCTGCCAGCCAAATTCGCCCCCGCTCCAGGCTACGAAGTCGTGCCCACGCCAGCGGCAGATCGCCTCGTCGAGTATCTCCTCTCTTTGAAGAAAGACGCCCCCATCCCCGGCCAGTCCGCCGTCGCCGCAGCCCCTGCTGCCGCCGCGAAAAAGTAA